From Acinonyx jubatus isolate Ajub_Pintada_27869175 chromosome E2, VMU_Ajub_asm_v1.0, whole genome shotgun sequence:
TTTGCCAACCCCGGTACTGGATGTTCTCCAGTACTTTTCATCTGGCTCCAAGGATCCAGAATTTTCCCCTAGAATTCTCCAGTCACTCTATGGCTTTATCAGTGatgtcattgtgtgtgtgtgtgtgtgtgtgtgtgtgtgtggtccttGAACCTTATTCCTCTGGCCCTTCAGTCATTAAGAAAGGGAGGATTCATTTCTACAAGTCCAGGTACCCTTCCTGACTGGTTACACCCCATTATTTCCAGGAGCTTctggaagaggtgaggaaggaacTGCAGAAAGTGAAAGAGGAAATCATTGAAGGTGAGGCGTGAGgcggttttttaaattttaaatgtctattttggaGGCATCCCTTGCAGAGAGCCCTGttctggaagggaagggggaagaggctCCGCCCCTGACCTCTGCCCCTTGTTTCCTTCCAGCATTTGTCCAGGAGCTGAGGAAGCGGGGTTCCCCCTGACCACAGGGCTCCCGAAAATCCCGTATGTCCTTTCTGCACACCCCGCCTGTCACCCTGCTTTCCCTGCCTCAACTTGACTTGGAATTGGCTGAAGACTACACAGGAATGCGTCGTCCCCGCTCCCCATCCTACTTGGAAAATCCCAAGGGGGTGTGGCTTCCTTGGCAACGTGCCCACACCCATACTGGCTGCTGATTGGCTGGGGAGGCCCCCACCCTTTGCTCCCTTTggtccttcccctctccttgggGCTGGTTCCTCCGCTGGGGATGTACCAATGAACCCCACAgtaaggggggaggaaggagggaatcTCACATTCCCTTGTTCTAGATTCACTTTAACGCTTAATGCCTtcgaatttttgtttttttaagaaaaaaaaaatatatatatatatatttaggttttttggggggaaagggaaatttttttttctctttggttttgatAAAATGGGGTATGGGGAGTTTTTAAATGCTGTGCCCCAGGCTTGTCCCATTTGGGGCAGCTATTTAAGGGGGGGGGTGTCCCACCAGGCTGGGggcacctccaccccccaccccagggaactCCCTTCCCTTTGGCTCCTTCCCCTTTTCTATGAGGAATTAAGATGCTGTAACTTTTTGGaacctcagttttgttttgtttttttgttttgttttgtttttttatttgggtaGGTTTTGGGGGCCAGGCCATTTTTACCCCCTggggaaaataaaaggagggagaaaggaaaaggggaggaaacctcccctctcccaccttcaCCTTTAGCTTCTTGAAAAATTGGCCCCTACGGAATAAATCTGCCAGTTTTTATAAATGCTAAGGTTTCTGGAGTGATTTGAAGGGCCCTCTGATGAAGACGGGgatgtgcccctcccccagcaaactcccttcccctcctcttcctgttcCGGTTCCCACCGGGCTCCTGCACCTGGGTGGTCTCAATACCCTCTCAGCCTCCTCCTGTCCCCAAGCCTCTTCTGGGCTGCCTCCTCATTCCTTTCCCCCCTGCACCAAACAGTTCAGTACCGTAGAGAAAGCTAAGCATGGTCCTTCACTGACTGTGTGGCATTGGGCAAGTCCCTTTGCtacccctgggcctcagtttccccatctgggaaAGGGCTTACGGGATGACTCTGCCCTTCCTGTGGGACTCCTCCCAGCTTCTCTCCTAATTTCAGTGAGCCTTGTACCCATTTTGTAGATGTACGTCATGGTTCTCTGACGCATTCTTAAAGATGACTTCTTTACCCCAGAGCtcctttaattataaaatatttacagtcttgaaaaaaaatagaattcagaaGTCACAGAGCTCACACACACCCCCTTCAGTGGTTCAATGGGTTGGCAGGGGGTAGGTGGGGTAGAAAACCCTGCCTGGTTGGAATATTCCATTCGGATGAGGGTGGGGGACTTCAGAGTTGAGGGGCAGGTGGTCCCACTGCGTgaaggagggtgagggtgggCTGGGCGATCAGgccaaaggcaagaaggaagaaggaatccCTGAGTACTTGAGAGCAGGCTTGGATGGGATGTGACAAGTGACCCATGTAGCAGGGGACTGGGTGGGTCCCTATGAAGGGCTAGCAGGGAAGGACAGTGGAAAAGGACAACAGGAGGTCCAGAACTTCAGGTACACAGAGCCTTAGACCGACACAGAATGGCCCATCCCCAGGCAGGACCAATTTTTCTGTCCCAGAGGACCAAGTCCTGTTGGAACAGACCACAGGCGGTGGGGAGACCCTGTACCATGGGTTATGCCGCAGactaaagtggggggggggggtatctgTTGGAATGATCCACTTGAGGGGGTGACCTGCTGAGGTACGAGTGGTTGGTGGACTGAAGGCAGGAGCCACAGGGTGACTCACTGGGCAGAAGGCCCTCCAAGACCcatccttctctgtcccctccaaAGTGAGGTAGATGGAAAGTGACCGGGTCTGTAAACCCACTGGGAGCttgcattttctttataatgGTCTGCACCAATGAAGAAGGGGGAAAGGGCGTTCTGGTGTAATGGAtggggctggggggttgggggggggggaaacccaACTCAGATAAGTGGAAGTGTGACAGAATGAGCTGGCTGGGTCCATGTGTCCCGCCGGCCCACCTAGTAGCGGGTGGGTGGGATCCAATGGAACACGATCTCTTTCCATTACAGAGTGTTAAACCTgtggactgggggtggggtgggggtgggggagagatggcggggcggggggggaggggggggaggataGGACAAAGGGACTCCTGTTGGAACAGAGTCCCTGTGGAAGGTGCCTCTGGCCAGGTTAGTAGGGAGGCGGCCGACCAAAAGCCTGGCTGGATCAGCCCCAGTCCAGCCTCCCTTCCGCCCCGAAAGGGACCAGGTGGAATCAGCTGGGCAGGTTCCTCAACGGACCGTGTGGACAGAAGGCCATGTCAGAGTCGTCACAGCCCCGACAACAGCCACATCGAAGACCGGGGCCCTACAGTCCCCTATTCCTCGGGCGTCGCTCGGGGGGCGGACGGCGGGTCCCGGGCGCAGAGCCGGGCGCGCACCTCTCGCATCTGCGCCTGCAGCTCCTCCAGCGCGCTCTGCGCAGGCGCCGCGCGCACCTGCTCCTGCAGGGCCTCCAGCGCCAGCGCCAGGTGGCCCACCTCGTCCCGCATCGCCTCCCAGGCGGTCTGCCGCTCGCTCCTCTTGCGACGCTGGTGCGCCTGGTGGCGCCAGTACTCCAGCACCAGGCAGCCGCCGGCCACGAGGAAGACGGTGGCCTCACCCAGCAGCTCGGCGCCCAGCTCGGCGGCCGCGTCCTCATTGAGCGGCTTGACGGCTTCCGCCCTGAAGCCCATGAGGCGCATCTTGGCCCGCATCTCCGCCCAGTGGTACACTGCGGGGGGAAGAGGGGTGAAGGATCTTTGGCCGCGGACCCGCTGCAGGCCCCGCCCCTCGACGCCTCGGCGTCCCAGCCGGAGCAATGGGGACGCGGCCGCCGGCGCCAGGGAGTGGGCGCCTTAGAGACCGGCGCCGGGCCGGGTCAGTTAGCGGGCCTGGGGCGGCCCGGAGGGCATCTTCCGAAAGCTTCCAGTAGATTCCGGCAA
This genomic window contains:
- the OPA3 gene encoding optic atrophy 3 protein isoform X2, which translates into the protein MVVGAFPMAKLLYLGIRQVSKPLANRIKEAARRSEFFKTYICLPPAQLYHWAEMRAKMRLMGFRAEAVKPLNEDAAAELGAELLGEATVFLVAGGCLVLEYWRHQAHQRRKRSERQTAWEAMRDEVGHLALALEALQEQVRAAPAQSALEELQAQMREVRARLCARDPPSAPRATPEE